One region of Scophthalmus maximus strain ysfricsl-2021 chromosome 15, ASM2237912v1, whole genome shotgun sequence genomic DNA includes:
- the LOC118286627 gene encoding rho-related GTP-binding protein RhoU-like, which produces MAQASQRHEKPNRPREELSCMLVGDGAVGKTSMIISYIFNGYNSEYRQTAFDVFTGVVHVNGTPTRIKLIDTAGQEEFGHLRSLCYAHVDVFVLCFSLVNPVSFENIASKWIPQIRAGNPSSPIVLVGTQSDLSHNVEVLVHLDQLGTRPVHFSRARRLAHRIRAHDYVECSALTQHNLKHVFDCAVSAAIKHKHTGTECKKLSLRKRLKTFCVGGWRKIFRYM; this is translated from the exons ATGGCACAGGCCTCTCAGAGACATGAAAAACCAAACAGGCCGCGGGAAGAGCTGAGCTGCATGCTGGTTGGTGATGGAGCGGTGGGAAAGACCAGCATGATTATCAGCTACATCTTCAATGGATACAACAGCGAGTACAGGCAAACTGCTTTTGATGTTTTTACTG GTGTGGTTCATGTGAATGGCACCCCAACTCGTATCAAACTGATAGATACAGCCGGACAG GAGGAGTTTGGCCATCTGCGTTCTCTGTGCTATGCCCATGTGGACGTGTTCGTCCTCTGCTTCAGCCTGGTCAACCCCGTCTCCTTCGAAAACATCGCCTCCAAATGGATCCCACAGATCCGCGCGGGCAACCCGTCCTCTCCCATTGTCCTGGTTGGAACTCAGTCGGACCTTAGCCACAATGTGGAGGTCCTTGTCCATCTGGACCAGCTGGGCACCCGACCCGTGCACTTCAGCAGGGCCAGGAGGCTGGCACACAGGATCAGAGCTCATGACTATGTGGAGTGTTCGGCTCTGACGCAACACAACCTCAAACATGTGTTTGACTGTGCTGTATCTGCCGCCATTAAGCACAAGCACACGGGCACTGAATGTAAAAAGCTCAGCCTACGTAAACGCTTAAAGACTTTTTGTGTTGGTGGATGGAGGAAAATCTTCAGATACATGTGA